The Vigna unguiculata cultivar IT97K-499-35 chromosome 11, ASM411807v1, whole genome shotgun sequence genomic sequence actcaATTAAATTACCTCTATTCGATTCCAAAGGCCAAAATTCCCAAATCATTAAACCCTAAAGTATCTCGCCACTGTTCCATTTAATTTCTCCCTCCATTTCATTAATATACCTACCTCTACACATTGAACCATCCTTTAAGGATCACAGCTAACTTTTCCCCCGCTCAGATTTAGCCCAGAAATAACAAAAACGAGCCAATTTAGCTCGCGTTGCCTGGAGAGTCACTTGCTACCGCCAAGCGCTTCATCCAAACCCAGAAAAATTGGTTGATTTTCTATGTGTCTCCTGGCGGCCGGGAATGTGCCGCTAGGCAGTTCTTCTCCAAGAACCCAGAACCAGTCCGAAACagatgtgtcgcctggcggtggttCATCACCCACCAgacggtttctggaaaatttccagaaatgcagaatttcatgaaataaattgtattatagACTATTTTTCAGCCACTTCTAGGCTGCCCATTCATCTAGGGTTCCTTCAACTCTTCACATTCAAACCAAAAACCCAAAATGGCAAAAgtaaagtttaatttgagttCTCCAAAACTTGGACCCACAACCATGCAATGCCAAATCAATACcaaaccaattcatatttcatgctaactaATACAATTCAATCATTATGTCATCAGTCAACATGTtcaataataatgttaaaacaataacaattaaataacacatacttggcatacataggacttgaactcaagtcctctcacacaattaaagtactttcaaccatttgagctaatgCTTTTCTACGTCAtaccaatcaaaatttaatatcataaaggctgtcactacccgcatttattaattatttatttatttaattaattaaattccgcGGGTCTTACAGTAactgtgaaataatatcaatttagcaggatctacaaatataccattcttggaaacaacgtgacctaaaactataccttgttccaccataaaatgacatttttcaaaatttaaaacaaggttagtttaTTCACACATTTCCAATACTTTCGCAAGACTAGACAAGtaaagatcaaaagatgaaccatatacactaaaatcatccataaaaaccttaatacaatgctccaataaatctataaaaatattcatcatACATCGTTGAAATGTTTCAGGAACATAGCAAAtaccaaatggcattttcctataggCATATGTACCGAAAGGACAAGTAAAAGtggtcttatgttgatcctctgggttatacaaatctgaaaatacctaGAGAATCCATTAAGAAAGCAGTAATGAAACTTACCTACCAATCGGTCTAACATTTGGTCCATGAATGATAAGGGAAAGTAGTCCTTCATGGTGACCTGCCTCCTATAATCAATGTAGACCCTCCAGTTATTCTGAAttcgagtaggaatcaactcgtccTTCTCGTTCTTAACCACAGTGATCCCaaatttcttggggaccacatgtacaggacttaCCCAAGTGTTGTCAAGAaaaggatatataatacctacTTGTAGCAACTTAGTGACttccttcttcacaacctccatcagctgaggattcagtctcctctgagattgccttactggcttagcatcctcttCCAAAAGTATTATGCGTGTGCAAAAAGAAGGACTGATACCAAAAATATCTGCCATCATCCAGCATATCATCGTCAGTGAGCAAGGTAGATACAATAACAAGGAGTTTCCTATCCTTCTCAAGATaagcatatttcaaatgagatggtaaaggtttcaactccaaagggGGTGGTTATTGCACAGATGGCAACaatttactgcctaaggtaatttcagccacctcagcatcataCTCAAACGCCACAAAGGTATCATCTAGTGACATCGCGTCCTCAATATCACTTGTTTTACAGTTTTCTTTTTCGTCTAAAATCGTGTACGACATATTCGAAAAAAagaaatccaaagaagaagaaaaactagaaaaaaacgTCTAAAAAACCGGAAACAAAATTGTTAACTACATCATTCAgtagatcaatacaaaacaaagaatggtctttaGTCGGACGTTTCATGGCTTCCAGCACATTGAACTGCACATtttcatctcctatctccatagtcaatgATCATGCATGCACATCTATTTGGGTATGTACTGTCATCATGAACGATCTTCCCAAGATAATAGTGGTCAAActctttccttcatcatcttTCATGTCCAGGATGTAGAAATTTGTAGGAAAAATCAGCTTGTCTACATGGATAAGTACATCCTCAAGCACACTTGCatgggttaactgtgctacggttgacCAGTTGAATGACCACACTTGTAGTTTTAAGAGGTCTAAGATGAAGATAAGTAAAAAATGATAAAGGTATCATATTTATAGAAGCTCATAAATCTAACATGGTattatcaaacttagtacttcctatcacataggaaacataaaacatactTGGATCCTTGcatttttgtgatattttgaTAGGTCTCTGAATCAAGCTTGATACATTTCTTTTCAAGTGCACAACCTCAGTATCCTTAACATGTCTTCTGTTTGTGCAAAGGAAGATTGTAGTTGAAGTTTGTGATATCGTTGCTACTCGGGGAGCGCGTCTTTCTACTGCTGGTATTTCTGGCATCCTAAAGAAAATAGGAAGAGACACAACAAAAGATGGGGAGAAACAGAAATCAGTAATAGCACTGGATGGAGGATTGTTTGAAAACTATGCTGAATTCAGAAGTTCGTTGGAGAGTACACCGAAGGAGTTGTTGGGAGATGAAGCATCTGATACAATTGTTGTTGAGTATTCTAATGATGGCTCTGGAATTGGAGCAGCACTCTTGGCAGCTTCTAATTCCCATTTGGGAGTGCAAGACTTTTGAACATGTGGTTCAAGCTAAGTTTTTGAAAAGACATATATGGTACAACAAAATTGTGTATCATAACATTGCCAACACTTGTTTCTCTCAAGTGGATTGTGTCATCTTCActctttttttct encodes the following:
- the LOC114170387 gene encoding uncharacterized protein LOC114170387, which translates into the protein MLHLPTTPSVMPEIPAVERRAPRVATISQTSTTIFLCTNRRHVKDTEVVHLKRNVSSLIQRPIKISQKCKDPNLLKLQVWSFNWSTVAQLTHASVLEDVLIHVDKLIFPTNFYILDMKDDEGKSLTTIILGRSFMMTVHTQIDVHA